Proteins from one Erpetoichthys calabaricus chromosome 11, fErpCal1.3, whole genome shotgun sequence genomic window:
- the LOC127529672 gene encoding voltage-dependent T-type calcium channel subunit alpha-1H-like: MINLPSDLHSEFAGADGIRTPVRKGFLKYMVEVKVYAYGNSTVLLIKVPTVSCAIMTDGDRGTQIHPLGGKDARVPISESGDDEDGGSTDNPVQGSLGSGDSCGPERAADLGSDSEEQLQYPLLAPVVFFYLKQTTRPRSWCLRLVCNPYPFYCQSEGEMRV; this comes from the exons ATGATTAATTTGCCATCTGATTTACACAGCGAATTTGCTGGCGCAGATGGAATACGAACGCCCGTCAGGAAGGGATTTCTTAAATATATGGTGGAGGTGAAGGTCTACGCCTATGGAAACTCAACGGTGCTCCTTATTAAG GTTCCAACTGTCAGTTGTGCTATCATGACCGATGGCGACAGGGGAACGCAGATCCATCCACTGGGCGGTAAGGATGCCAGGGTCCCAATATCAGAGTCAGGAGACGATGAGGACGGAGGCAGCACAGACAACCCTGTTCAAGGGAGTCTCGGTTCGGGAGACTCATGTGGTCCTGAACGGGCCGCGGACTTGGGTTCTGACAGTGAGGAGCAGCTCCAGTATCCGCTTTTGGCTCCGGTTGTCTTCTTCTACCTCAAGCAAACAACGCGCCCTCGTAGCTGGTGTCTGCGACTGGTCTGTAACCCATATCCTTTTTATTGCCAATCCGAAGGAGAAATGCGGGTATAA